The following are encoded together in the Takifugu flavidus isolate HTHZ2018 chromosome 22, ASM371156v2, whole genome shotgun sequence genome:
- the tspan11 gene encoding tetraspanin-11 isoform X1, which translates to MSVSKEERDDWLTVCFKYLLFVFNFLFWVGGAAVLAVGVWTLVEKSDYLSLLASGTFAASACILVVAGSLVVVTGFLGCCAVIREQRSWLSLYFFCLLLIFLIELVAGVLAYVYYQQVSEELKQHLNLTMTENYAQPGKEDITLAVDRLQQDFKCCGSNNSGDWAASRFVTSGQAAGRVVPDSCCKTITPMCGRRNHPSNIYRVEGGCISKLEQFLADHLLVIGAVGIGVACLQKRRKTLAPFDLARQQRCGLINQNQICGMVFTSCLYRRIKMEPY; encoded by the exons ATGTCGGTTTCTAAGGAAGAGCGGGACGACTGGTTGACCGTGTGCTTCAAATACCTGCTCTTCGTCTTCAACTTTCTCTTCTGG GTGGGCGGAGCGGCCGTTCTGGCTGTGGGAGTGTGGACGCTGGTGGAGAAGAGCGACTACTTGAGCCTGCTGGCATCGGGCACCTTTGCTGCCTCAGCGTGTATCCTGGTGGTGGCTGGCAGCCTGGTGGTCGTTACGGGATTCCTGGGCTGCTGCGCCGTCATCcgggagcagaggagctggcTGTCTTTG TATTTCTTCTGCCTCCTGTTGATCTTCCTGATTGAGCTGGTTGCTGGCGTGCTGGCCTATGTTTACTACCAGCAG GTGAGTGAGGAGTTGAAGCAGCACCTGAACCTGACCATGACGGAGAACTACGCCCAGCCAGGGAAGGAGGACATCACGTTAGCCGtggacaggctccagcaggaC TTCAAGTGCTGCGGCAGCAACAACTCGGGCGACTGGGCGGCGAGTCGCTTCGTCACATCGGGTCAGGCGGCAGGCAGGGTGGTCCCCGACAGCTGCTGTAAGACCATCACCCCGATGTGTGGCAGGAGGAACCACCCCTCCAACATCTACAGGGTGGAG GGCGGCTGCATCTCCAAGCTGGAGCAGTTTCTGGCTGATCACCTCCTGGTTATCGGCGCGGTGGGGATCGGCGTGGCCTGCCTGCAG aagaggaggaagactttGGCACCTTTTGATTTAGCTCGCCAGCAGCGTTGCGGTTTAATCAACCAAAACCAG ATCTGTGGGATGGTGTTCACCAGCTGCCTGTACAGGAGGATCAAGATGGAACCTTATTGA
- the tspan11 gene encoding tetraspanin-11 isoform X3, translated as MSVSKEERDDWLTVCFKYLLFVFNFLFWVGGAAVLAVGVWTLVEKSDYLSLLASGTFAASACILVVAGSLVVVTGFLGCCAVIREQRSWLSLYFFCLLLIFLIELVAGVLAYVYYQQVSEELKQHLNLTMTENYAQPGKEDITLAVDRLQQDFKCCGSNNSGDWAASRFVTSGQAAGRVVPDSCCKTITPMCGRRNHPSNIYRVEGGCISKLEQFLADHLLVIGAVGIGVACLQICGMVFTSCLYRRIKMEPY; from the exons ATGTCGGTTTCTAAGGAAGAGCGGGACGACTGGTTGACCGTGTGCTTCAAATACCTGCTCTTCGTCTTCAACTTTCTCTTCTGG GTGGGCGGAGCGGCCGTTCTGGCTGTGGGAGTGTGGACGCTGGTGGAGAAGAGCGACTACTTGAGCCTGCTGGCATCGGGCACCTTTGCTGCCTCAGCGTGTATCCTGGTGGTGGCTGGCAGCCTGGTGGTCGTTACGGGATTCCTGGGCTGCTGCGCCGTCATCcgggagcagaggagctggcTGTCTTTG TATTTCTTCTGCCTCCTGTTGATCTTCCTGATTGAGCTGGTTGCTGGCGTGCTGGCCTATGTTTACTACCAGCAG GTGAGTGAGGAGTTGAAGCAGCACCTGAACCTGACCATGACGGAGAACTACGCCCAGCCAGGGAAGGAGGACATCACGTTAGCCGtggacaggctccagcaggaC TTCAAGTGCTGCGGCAGCAACAACTCGGGCGACTGGGCGGCGAGTCGCTTCGTCACATCGGGTCAGGCGGCAGGCAGGGTGGTCCCCGACAGCTGCTGTAAGACCATCACCCCGATGTGTGGCAGGAGGAACCACCCCTCCAACATCTACAGGGTGGAG GGCGGCTGCATCTCCAAGCTGGAGCAGTTTCTGGCTGATCACCTCCTGGTTATCGGCGCGGTGGGGATCGGCGTGGCCTGCCTGCAG ATCTGTGGGATGGTGTTCACCAGCTGCCTGTACAGGAGGATCAAGATGGAACCTTATTGA
- the tspan11 gene encoding tetraspanin-11 isoform X2: MSVSKEERDDWLTVCFKYLLFVFNFLFWVGGAAVLAVGVWTLVEKSDYLSLLASGTFAASACILVVAGSLVVVTGFLGCCAVIREQRSWLSLYFFCLLLIFLIELVAGVLAYVYYQQVSEELKQHLNLTMTENYAQPGKEDITLAVDRLQQDFKCCGSNNSGDWAASRFVTSGQAAGRVVPDSCCKTITPMCGRRNHPSNIYRVEGGCISKLEQFLADHLLVIGAVGIGVACLQLAGAVLTASFIYLLYKEEEEDFGTF, from the exons ATGTCGGTTTCTAAGGAAGAGCGGGACGACTGGTTGACCGTGTGCTTCAAATACCTGCTCTTCGTCTTCAACTTTCTCTTCTGG GTGGGCGGAGCGGCCGTTCTGGCTGTGGGAGTGTGGACGCTGGTGGAGAAGAGCGACTACTTGAGCCTGCTGGCATCGGGCACCTTTGCTGCCTCAGCGTGTATCCTGGTGGTGGCTGGCAGCCTGGTGGTCGTTACGGGATTCCTGGGCTGCTGCGCCGTCATCcgggagcagaggagctggcTGTCTTTG TATTTCTTCTGCCTCCTGTTGATCTTCCTGATTGAGCTGGTTGCTGGCGTGCTGGCCTATGTTTACTACCAGCAG GTGAGTGAGGAGTTGAAGCAGCACCTGAACCTGACCATGACGGAGAACTACGCCCAGCCAGGGAAGGAGGACATCACGTTAGCCGtggacaggctccagcaggaC TTCAAGTGCTGCGGCAGCAACAACTCGGGCGACTGGGCGGCGAGTCGCTTCGTCACATCGGGTCAGGCGGCAGGCAGGGTGGTCCCCGACAGCTGCTGTAAGACCATCACCCCGATGTGTGGCAGGAGGAACCACCCCTCCAACATCTACAGGGTGGAG GGCGGCTGCATCTCCAAGCTGGAGCAGTTTCTGGCTGATCACCTCCTGGTTATCGGCGCGGTGGGGATCGGCGTGGCCTGCCTGCAG CTGGCCGGGGCCGTCCTGACGGCCTCTTTTATCTATCTGCTGTataaagaagaggaggaagactttGGCACCTTTTGA